In the genome of Longimicrobium sp., one region contains:
- a CDS encoding archaemetzincin, whose amino-acid sequence MIRRNGPPPVELVPVGEVPMGLLRTLADDLSERAGMQCSVGGAMALAGEWRDAESHLYHSGDIMQALIASHGAGARSWKLAIADAGLCAEGVGPVFGEAAMDGCCAVIGLLPLRHGSGADADVLRGRLLTEALHELAHLDGADHCGRESCVMYPSRHIADTDRKAAGFCDDCRRALKWRGLRKP is encoded by the coding sequence GTGATCCGCCGCAATGGCCCACCGCCTGTCGAGCTGGTCCCTGTGGGCGAAGTGCCCATGGGGCTGCTCCGAACTCTGGCCGACGACCTGAGCGAGCGCGCGGGAATGCAGTGCAGCGTCGGCGGGGCGATGGCGCTCGCCGGGGAGTGGCGCGACGCGGAAAGCCATCTGTATCACTCCGGCGACATCATGCAGGCGCTGATCGCCAGCCACGGCGCGGGTGCGCGGTCCTGGAAGCTGGCAATAGCCGACGCGGGCCTTTGCGCCGAGGGCGTCGGCCCCGTGTTCGGCGAGGCGGCCATGGACGGGTGCTGCGCCGTCATCGGGCTGCTGCCGCTGAGACACGGATCGGGCGCGGACGCGGACGTTCTTCGCGGCCGGCTGCTCACCGAGGCGCTCCACGAGCTGGCGCACCTGGACGGAGCGGACCACTGCGGGCGCGAGTCGTGCGTCATGTATCCCTCCCGCCACATTGCCGACACCGATCGCAAGGCGGCCGGGTTCTGCGACGACTGCCGCCGGGCGTTGAAATGGCGCGGCTTACGAAAGCCTTGA